The following are encoded in a window of Deltaproteobacteria bacterium genomic DNA:
- a CDS encoding TVP38/TMEM64 family protein — protein MKARVIRLSPYIVRGAALLLLIVLGYIYIPHHGADDIKSFVNGFGNAAPLAFIIICIIKPVIFFLPSLGLTIVAGTLFGPWYGTIYVAIGGAGSTVVGFYMTRWFGRKWVEQFLKGREKMLKVDEKMEKAGFKTTLMLRLFSLPWDIVSYSAGLSRVKFMDFYIASLIALIPTSFIYTYFGSTILNPFGPGFILSFSAIIILGGLPYIVKKVRKDAG, from the coding sequence ATGAAGGCCCGGGTTATTAGATTGAGTCCCTATATTGTCAGGGGAGCCGCACTCCTTCTGCTTATTGTTTTAGGCTATATTTATATTCCACATCATGGCGCTGATGATATCAAATCATTTGTTAATGGTTTTGGAAACGCCGCCCCCCTTGCATTTATTATTATTTGTATAATCAAGCCTGTCATATTCTTTCTTCCGTCTTTAGGTCTTACCATAGTAGCAGGTACGTTATTCGGGCCGTGGTACGGCACTATCTATGTCGCTATTGGCGGGGCAGGTTCAACGGTTGTTGGTTTTTACATGACCCGATGGTTTGGCAGAAAATGGGTTGAGCAATTTCTTAAAGGGCGTGAGAAGATGCTTAAAGTTGACGAAAAGATGGAAAAGGCAGGCTTCAAAACAACCCTCATGCTCAGGCTTTTCAGCTTGCCGTGGGATATTGTAAGTTATTCGGCAGGTCTTTCGAGGGTAAAGTTCATGGATTTTTATATTGCCAGCCTTATTGCCCTTATACCGACAAGTTTTATATATACATATTTCGGCAGCACCATCCTTAATCCATTTGGCCCAGGATTTATTTTATCTTTCTCTGCCATAATTATTTTAGGGGGGCTTCCGTATATTGTAAAGAAGGTGAGAAAAGATGCGGGGTAA
- a CDS encoding outer membrane lipoprotein carrier protein LolA, with translation MRYKRLKGGHIGSPLHYCLLFTVCLLLFPFISISNSEDNPAESFGKPLQAKEMAEAVNRLKDIQKDIDAISAAVYQRKKIPLLKKEVETKGIITMKRPNLIYWDITKPERHITIIDGKNMWVYQPDLKEARRYILSEQFAARQTMNFFSSAMNMSIKEMEKNFDIAAYNPGGNLILEMKPKSVMVARYLTAIHIWYKEGEGVPHKFEVIGKKGDTAVTELTDVALNPSIKENLFHFDAPADVNVITIGNEGPGY, from the coding sequence ATGAGATATAAAAGGTTGAAGGGCGGCCACATAGGGTCGCCTCTACATTACTGCCTGCTGTTTACTGTCTGTCTGCTTCTTTTTCCATTTATCTCTATCAGTAACAGTGAAGATAATCCGGCTGAATCTTTTGGCAAGCCGCTTCAGGCCAAAGAAATGGCAGAGGCTGTAAACAGGCTAAAGGATATTCAGAAGGATATAGATGCCATAAGCGCCGCTGTATATCAGAGAAAGAAAATTCCACTGCTTAAAAAAGAGGTTGAAACAAAAGGCATAATCACGATGAAAAGGCCAAATCTCATTTACTGGGATATAACAAAACCTGAAAGGCATATAACGATTATTGACGGAAAGAATATGTGGGTCTATCAGCCTGATTTAAAAGAGGCGCGAAGATATATCCTCTCAGAGCAATTCGCCGCAAGGCAGACAATGAATTTTTTTTCTTCTGCAATGAATATGTCAATAAAGGAGATGGAGAAGAATTTTGACATCGCAGCGTATAATCCGGGCGGCAATCTTATATTGGAGATGAAACCCAAATCCGTCATGGTTGCAAGGTATCTTACTGCAATACATATCTGGTATAAAGAAGGAGAGGGGGTGCCGCATAAATTTGAGGTGATTGGCAAAAAGGGAGATACTGCTGTCACCGAGCTTACCGATGTGGCATTGAATCCATCTATAAAAGAAAACCTTTTTCACTTTGACGCCCCTGCCGATGTTAATGTCATAACCATAGGAAATGAAGGCCCGGGTTATTAG